A single Syngnathoides biaculeatus isolate LvHL_M chromosome 18, ASM1980259v1, whole genome shotgun sequence DNA region contains:
- the LOC133492076 gene encoding arrestin-C-like: MAASRSTWGRETTWTTSAPWTHSTALSSWTLQTLETEKLACAFRYGSDDLDVMGLCFRKDIWIQHVQIYPDDHKPALSDMHETLLKKAGEDARAFTFQIPNNLPCSVSLQPGPEDKGKACGVDFEVKAYLANDKSNPDEKIEKKDTARLIVRKIQYAPSEVGAGPKAEICKSFMMSDKPVHLEVSLEKDLYFHGESIPIKFKINNETNKTVKKIQVSVDQTTDIVLYSADKYTKCVFSKEFSETVEAGGTLENSLVIVPLLADNKEKRGLALDGRLKDEDTNLASTTMLRPGVEKEVLGILVSYKIKVNLMVGGGGLLGGLTSSDVTAEVPLMLMHPKPEE; encoded by the exons ATGGCGGCCTCACGCTCTACCTGGGGAAGAGAGACTACGTGGACCACGTCAGCACCGTGGACACACTCG ACGGCGTTGTCAAGTTGGACACTTCAAACTTTGGAGACAGAAAAG CTGGCGTGCGCCTTCCGCTACGGCAGCGACGACCTGGACGTGATGGGCTTGTGCTTCCGCAAGGACATCTGGATCCAGCACGTTCAGATCTACCCGGACGATCACAAACCGGCGCTCAGCGACATGCACGAAACCCTCCTGAAGAAGGCGGGCGAGGATGCCCGCGCCTTCACCTTCCAA ATTCCCAACAACCTCCCGTGTTCCGTGTCGCTGCAGCCGGGCCCAGAGGACAAGGGGAAG GCTTGTGGCGTCGACTTTGAGGTGAAGGCCTACCTCGCCAACGACAAGTCCAACCCCGACGAGAAGATCGAGAAGAA GGACACGGCGCGCCTCATCGTGCGGAAAATCCAGTACGCGCCGTCCGAGGTGGGCGCCGGGCCCAAAGCGGAAATCTGCAAGAGCTTCATGATGTCGGACAAGCCCGTGCACCTGGAGGTGTCCCTGGAGAAGGAC CTCTACTTCCACGGCGAATCCATCCCTATCAAGTTCAAGATCAACAACGAGACCAACAAAACGGTGAAGAAGATCCAGGTCTCGGTGGACCAAACCACCGACATCGTGCTCTACTCGGCCGACAAGTACACCAAGTGCGTCTTCTCCAAGGAGTTCAG TGAAACGGTGGAGGCCGGCGGGACCTTGGAGAACTCGCTGGTCATTGTGCCGCTCCTGGCCGACAACAAGGAGAAGCGTGGCCTGGCGCTGGACGGGCGCCTCAAGGACGAGGACACCAACCTGGCCTCCACCACCAT GTTGCGCCCGGGTGTTGAGAAGGAAGTTCTGGGGATTCTGGTGTCCTACAAGATCAAAGTCAACCTGATGGTGGGCGGAGGCGG CCTGCTGGGCGGACTCACTTCCAG CGACGTCACCGCCGAGGTGCCGCTCATGCTCATGCACCCCAAACCGGAAG AGTAA